AGATATATGCGATCGTTTATCGCATTTGTAGTGCTTATTGTATTACCAATACCTAAACTTTAACTTTCGTATACTTTCCCCTGGGTTACACGAGGGTAAGCGAATAAAAAATTGGATTCAAATGTTTcctacgggagcaaattaccgttataaaactagcctataatatattaattcaggGCATGATTTCTCCGTCTGCCAAAGTTTATCTAAATTCGTTCaacggtttttatatttgaatcaaCTTCTACTCACGTCCAAACATAATTATGTGTGTCTAATCTTGATTTCTATACCGGGAAAGGGTTCTCACACGGGCAAATCCGCGGGTAACAcgtagtatttataaatataattcattataaatatatgtctttcgttgatttttatttgagtTTTGTCCTTATATTATGTTGGAGAGTTTGATTTGCTCATAATATATGGAGATTTTTTAGGCGttggattttatatttgtaatcattttatttataaattctttacaTGGTAACTATTTAAGTCCCAATGATGATTCTTCattaaataaagcaataaacttgtgttaacaaagaaatatttttaattatcacagAGAACCATATTTTTACGTTAAACTCATTTCAATAAAACTACTAAAATTGAGTCCACCTCAATCGGAGTTTATACAGTTTTCGGTTGAGAAAGAAGAGATCGtcatatgattatattttttatgttatagcaGCTACTCGTTAAACCttagtcaataaaaaataattactagagCCGCTACTACGTAATACCATATTGTACGCCGTATCATTTATATcgctacaatttaaaaataaatcatactcttaaacaatattaactataataattaatagtaatgcTTTGCAAGTATGCCAAATACATTAATGAAACTGTGTgcttatatttagtaatttttattgcaatatatagattttttcatTAGTTGAttatttgagatattttattctAGCAgaaatttcgttttatttaacattatttagacTTTTCACATATTTCTCTTGAAAGTATTTGATTGATAGCCGGTATTTGAGGTTTGGTGTGTACTTTGTCAGCGTATATAATGTCGGCTTCTTCTTTGATTTTGCTCCAACTGTAATTAACGTCGTTTTCAGTAGTTAGCCGAGAACAAATTACAAATCGTATGACATACCGAGTTCTAAATGACCCAGCTACCATGAAaacctttttcttttttgttaagtTGTCTAACAGTTGTTTAGTGATCATGTCTCCGTCCTTCAATCGGAAGCACACCAACCCCATACATGGTTCGGGTTCGACCAAGAAGCGATCATCAGCCCGTACTAGCTTTGCGAAATGCAATGCTAATGAAATTTGTGTCCTGATATGTTTTCTGAGTCCTTCAGCGCCGTAGATTCTCATTACTGTCCATAACTTCAATGATCTAAATCGCCGACCCAGAGGCATTTGCCAGTGCCTATAATCtggaattttcatattatttttcatgtcgTCTAAATATATTCTTTGCACGTCAAATGCACGCATTATATCATATCCGTTCTTAACCCACATGGCCGAGCAGTCAAAGTTGACTGGCATCCACTTGTGGGCATTAACAACGATGGAATCCGCGTATTCAATATCTTTCATTAAATGTCTGTATTCAGGGCACATAAATGCGGCGCCTGCGTATGCGGCGTCAACGTGTAACCACACATTAGCTTCACTACAAACAGGGCCCAGTTCGTCTAGTGGATCAAAAGCGCAAGTTCCTGTAGTACCCAGATTAGCAACAACATAACATGGTATAAGCCCTTGAGCTCTATCTTCTTCCATGGCTTTTGCAAGTGTATCACCGCGAAGTCTTCCATCTGAATCGGCTTTCAGTAACCTCATTTTCATAGAACCTAATAGTCCAGCTTTCTCAACAGACGAGTTGCATTGATCAGACGTGTAAGCAACAAGTTTTGGTTTGAACATGTCTCCGTCAAGGTCGGGATTGTCTTTTTGATGCATGCGTATAGTCTTGTCTTTAGCGACAAGTAATCCTACTAATGTTGCTTCACTTGCGGAACCCTGGAAGACAAGAATTTTAATCCatgattatgatattaaaagaaGTTTTATACctacttaacaaaatattaatatgtaataatggtTTACCTGAATAACTCCACCGCCAGGTCCCGAAGAGCAGTTCAAAAACTCTTCAGGAAGACCAAGAAGCTTGCCAAGCCAGTTCATAGTTATGACTTCTAATTCCGTGCAGGCTGGACTCGCCATCTAAGAAaaacagatattataatataatttaaactttttttcataTGTAACAACCTACAAAGTAAGTTAGACATCCAGCAGATAATTATAATCATGAGCGTCAGTTTTAATAGATTTACGTACTTTGGCGTGGTGAGTAAGTAAATACATAGTCTTAACAAAGGttgttaatgttaaatttacCCAACTAAATCCAACGACAGCCAAACCATCGCTTAGAATGTTTCCCACAATGCTTGCGTATGAGTTGCCCGTTGGATAGAAGGCGTGGAACTGCGGGGAATGCCAATGAGTAAtctgaaaaatttaatatttccataattacatttttgtagcaaacattttataaaaggtttattgaaaacggatgCAATGAAGCGATTGGTTTCGCTTTGAGAtctgacaataataaaactacataaagaaattaaattgtcATTGTTATTGTCCTGATGTTTGTATAGTATTTAGATAAGGAAGTAGTTCGTACACCAGGCATTATTGCGTCATTGAAATCTTTAATGATCTCTTTCCAATCTTCTGGTTCCTCGGGAGGCTCTTCTGGAAGCATTTTCTGTAGGTACCCTGGATCCACCGACGGTAATACATccctaaaaaaataacataggttatttattttgttcttataattaaatatttctcaaaataaattttcgtaTCGAATAGTTTTTACAAAGATTCTGTCCCATCTTTCTTCGGTTTATTTGTTTGTCGTAGTTCTTTTGtgctattaaataattatatagaatgAAGTTATTAAacaagacaaacaaaaaaaaacaggcaTAAAAATCGTCATAATATTTCGTAAGCACTATTTcgttatgtacatttattttagaaatagttatttaatgttCAAGACCAACGTAGGCTATGAAATTCTGAGATTGATTTTCAGATTGGTAAATAGTTTGGGtctctttatattttaagaaagtGGCGAACCCTCACCATTAGATATTGCCTTAAATAAGActggttaattaaaaaaagtgtgAGTCGAGATCTTTTTTGATAGagatcttttataatatgttgcgTTTAATTCTCTAGGATTTGTTTATACCGTGGGAAATTACACAAATTGTTAACAAAGGTTAAACTGCTAAAATGTGCATTAATTCTATCATTCAATATACTgggtataaaattttgtatcttGTGAAGAACGTAAATTTCAATGAACTAATGATCTATGTtaacaaattatgtttgtttttttccaGCGTTAGTTGAACAATAGAaggaaaataacgtttattgagACAATCCCGTCGGTGCGTCCGTGACTATGTTATAATCAGTGTAATAACGACATAATTGATGGAAGGTGTCGTGTTGTAAGACTTTTTGTTTATGTACACCGTTAGGAATCCTGAataatgcaaattaaaaaatttgcttacaataaatattatgcaatttGTCAAAttggtagaatatttttatatacttaggtgatttttgtattggattgtattttagttttagtaaACAATGTTCGTTtagataaaatactatattataatattttataagttgacGGTTttacactaacccccttattcataaacgttttttatctaacgaccgagtaaggctgtgataacaagtctgtttctcagtgctgacggcatggcagtcttcgcagtgcgtagacgtagggccgttgtgattggctaatattgaaatacaacaataataaccaatcacaacggctctatgtctatttctcggtgccgttgggcactgagaaacaggcttgttatcacagctttactccgtccttagataaaaaacgtttatgaataagggggtaagtatataatttggCAAAAAAGATAATGAAGTCATTATAAGACAATAAAAGtaacttcaaaatatatatgtattatgtattttgcaCATTGAAGCGGAATGAGCATTGAGtatcatataatatagtatCCACAACATcgataactttttaataattacactataatacctattgttttttaaatttctctCTACCGCGAGTGTTTTCATTCAGTTTTATACCTCTGCTAAGGGCTGTAATCAATACAACACTTTATGTTTTCGGTATGATCACACATAAAAGTATTGAAGAataatatgtacctacctactacatggacaataaaaaatgtctaatCGAAACACGTGCatacgttaaaaatattacgaattAACAAATACTTgtacataaagaaatattagtAGCGATAATGggtacactacactacacaacAGATGCTATGGCgccaatattgttatttttaatatctttttcgcagatttttgtattataattttgtctcaacatttcgaagactctgcagctttcgtggtcacggagtgTACTGAGGCGGAGTGTACTGAGGCGGTgtaaattggaaaatattttccttgtataattaacaaaatattattgaattatcttGTATAACCACTGATATTTAGAACAATGAACACTTATAACTTGAAGACAGAAGTTAATAAAGCTATATTTTCTTTGAGCATACCGTCGATTGACCTATTGGAAAATCATTTACGACGATTAACAGGATCATATGATTGGGAGCGTCTTGACGTGTAATACTCATTCTCCGAAATTAACCTTTTCCATctgttcaatttaaaatttgtattacaaattgtaTCGGAggtttaatatcaaaaataagaGGTAATATGTAAGTTTTACGTATGTATCTGTGTACCTATGTCTGTGGTATCGAGGCTTACGAACTACTGAACccattttgatgcgtttttttgtttgaaagctgacGTGATCGTGATTGTTAGTAAGTGTAATTTAAGAATATCCTTTCAGGCGTTTTAAGGTAGACAATCAACTCATTTCTTACTATCACCCGTCCGTTTAACTTAAAATTTGATGTACTGTAATTCAATGGTATTTAGTAGATATGGCAACCAGGAACTTATGATACAGTATCAAATGGTTTGTGGGGTACTTAATTCCTTAGCTACTTCAACCAGATATAGCGTGTTTGGGCTCATAAGAATGGTGTTAACGAGTAGGTGTAAGATGATCAAAGTCCTATGGTggtaatgaaagaaaaaatgctTCTATACAAATAACttctaaaaattacaaaaaaattgtttaacttTATTTGGACCCAAGCATCCTCACGTCAGGCGATCGAACCTCGGGCCGGggtgaagaaaatatttttttgagtgGTTTCtgatatatacgtatatatttttttttgttctggaAAACGTAACTAGtacctttatatttatattttattgcatgtgTCATGTCCAAGTGTCGTGGGGCCAAAAGTCTGTGATAGTTACTAATATATGTAGACTAAgacatgttaatatattatgccAGGCGTATACatatgcaatttatttatttagcctATGATACACTCGACTTTGGCCTTTAATTCCATATCatggcaatatttttattagacaaTATTAGTccgttttattttgtagtaaaacatatttacgCAACTTACACGCGAAAATTGCAGCTTGACTTTTAGTCACGGGCaaacaaaagtttatttacCCATTTAACAATTTGCAAATATAGACTTAAATGATTATCtctactttattaaatattggttGGCAAGCGCAACAATCTTATTATAACCAAGTTCAAAAGCATTGACCAAGGTTTAGGTGAAGGtccataacattttatatttacaaagcaAGTTGACTTACCGATCTCGAATATTCTCAACGTAATCGGCCAGCAAATCTATTACTTCTTTGCCGAACTCTCGGAACTCTTGGGCATCCATATTGCACTTCTAACACAGATCTATTCActtgtgatattatttaattatgtatagaaTATAGTAGACCGTATAcatcaaaaacataatataagtagacCGAGCTACTGTCTGTGGAAGGGGGACACTAGAAGTTAAGACGATCTATAAGACAATGGATGCAAGAACTGGCGCGAGGTGGATTTATAGGCGCAGACCAACTTTCTACGGCGCTCGGGGCGCTCGCACGCTAATTATGTATGAGCGCAGCAGGACGGCGGACGACTCGCGACTACTTTTGATTTTAGTAGAGTTTATATTAAGTACAATTAATACGATAGTAAAGTTTTTATTCGTAATAtaacgtaatattattaaaagtatactATTGATAAAATGAAAGAGATACCTACGTTTTATTGAAGACTGCAAACCCTACAGTATAGATACAGTcagtatagattttatttcgACTCTACATTTACGATAAGCACAATtttgttgaatataaatattatttgatattatatcgattgtaataaatttcctaacgataaagtaatataatttgtcaccatacataaatatttacaattattaagtaTCACCAATAACATGATTCGTACATATAAGACACATAGTTTTTTGTAATAGCCTTCCTCTGTGTTTTCGGTCAATGGATTCATGATGACGAATAGCACGGTGTAAAATGACACACGGTCAGACGGACGTGTTTAAAGGTAAGTTAGGAGAAGTTATACTtcaataaaatgtgttaattcctaattaaatattttataattttctgtagtatttattagttatttttttgggttttaggattttacttttgttacaagattagatgaaatttgctgcgctattataataaaagacttTTAGTAGAAATATGAAAGAAAtgttttcacaaaaatacattatcacCATGGTATCTTTGAAGGCAGAGAGTGtactaaatatttcaaatatgtttcCGACTGGCAGCGATCATTACAATATTGGACAAAAAAAATTTCATGCTGTAATTTCTAAATAATCTCAACAATAAACAGTGGTTGGCAAATTAATCCAGAAGTCTTCGGCTTGCAGACGAGAACTCAGGTTTGTCATGTGCGTGAAGCGAAATATTTAATAGGTGAGTATTATAAAATTCGCAAGCacggaattttatttttgccgGTAATTAATTGGGTACTATACTAGTTTTATTACTAAACGTGCGTTTTGTTTTCTTCCTTATGTTACgacgtacaaataaataaaaaagtgaaggACATGATAATATAATAGCCCCTTACCGATCGATTTAGGACTATGACGTTAGGTAGAACGCATTTCATTTAGTAGGATTATAATAACAACTTTACACCACGACAATCAAAATTACTGCggaaatataaatgttactttcattaatattattaatatcaaatgttTTCGGGTAAACGCAGAAAGCGGTAAATTTTAATCTCAATTAAATTCGGCACACAAATAGACTATAATATAGTGGATTAACATGTACAACTGTGATTATCACCCAGTGTTAAATGTAATCGTAGGTAACAAGGTTTTCAAGCTCGATAATCTTGTTTTGATATTCAATATTCgaatttatttactaagtatACCTACctcaaaaaatgtataaacttaAGAATATAAAGGGAAGCTCTTCTTGATCGTGTTACGTTATACTTATTACACACTTCTAGTTAATCCTAGAGTTGTAAATGAATCAAAAACTATGGAAAGAATGATACTAAATGATAAGTTTCTATAAATGACAGTAAGCATATTGTTATAACAACGGGTACATACACCGATCGTCCTTGTGGGCctagcattattttttttttgttataaaatactttcaaattaCTCAGTCCAACGCGTATGCCGTTTTTGTATCATTTGGTACTGTGAAACAGAAATATAAACATACGTAGGaacgtaatatatattattgtatatttatgcatttagattttattaatataatctatgaaaattttaaaaaaattatctaggTAATATATCGTGCAAATGGACAATGGACATAtaacgtaaattattttttatacttttcccACAATTATGCAATATAAAAAGCACTTTCTACAGAATATATTAAACCCAAAATGTCCAggttcaaattataaaatattacaaaattacttaatttgatTAGAATTTGTATTCTCGCTGCAGGTAATAGCGATTCCGTCAATGTAAAAATGATAATGAAGCTcatccatatattatatagaattgtATAGCGTatgtttttgttgaaatatatGGAAAAATAGCGGAACCTGCATTAAAATCCGTTCTACCATATTGCGTGATTCACGAACAAGTAATAATGTTACTTGTTAAACTTTAccatttaaaagtattattataactagGCATAACATATTTAGGGATTTTACAGTTAACCAATGTCTACGGATGcgttttacttaaataaaattgataagtaTTCTTCAAACAAATAATCAGTAATTTTGTCTTATTCCtttccaatattttaaaataggtaactATTATTgaaaaagcaatattttatgtGAACTACCGGTGTTACACACACGGATAGATAAGAAttgaataatacaatacttgcatacaaaatgaaaaattttgttaaaaaactcTAGGTGAGTAGGTAGTTATTGTAGTGCATGACGTAGAATCTAGAGTACTATTGGTTCCGCGAtatcaacataattattttagtctatTTTTTATGACCGAACCACAACGCAATTATTTGGCCTTTTGTGTATACGAgtctgatttattttttgttacttgtcagactttcaaataatatacattattatgtatttatataattaacaatcaTTTCTTGGAATACCATCATATCCGGATTTCGCGACATTCAAATTACGCTGGTACTAAacagttatattaataatttgatacatGCTTAATTGTTTGTTCAAGTACATTGTATGTAGGTGTATCTGACAGTTGTGTAGTCGCATCAATGCTGCATTCAGACCTCCGAGATCGTCACCTCCGAACCGAGCCGTGCCCTAACATAACCGTGTATCGGATACGCTCGGTGTGGACAGACAATGGATGTAACTAAAGTATTTGAACACTGACTGGGTTTTAAAGTGCAGTCACACTCTTAAACTATGTGAATTTAACAAATTAGAACTTAAATAACGGCTCCTGCGCTTACAATGtctttttctaatttataagacttccaattttaaattgcaCCAATTTAAGTGTGgcttatttatagaaatacaataaaacaaataattaacaaatcgTGACTTTTATCGCCGATGGGGTAGGTAGAGGTCCACACAAGGTATCCATTTTTCGTTATGTGCATTTCtttccatgatgtgatgggggctcGTATATCATCATATCGtgctaattccagactccgtgctgatactgaccagaaaaagccaatattactttgctctACCCGCGATTCGTACTCGGAATATCAGAGACTTACTAACATACTCATACCACCCATGCAATACATCTACGCCAGCAAAGCAATAGTGGGGAGATATTCCCCACATTAAATAAGATGTCCGTCCACAAttgcagaaaatataattaataaaaatacgaatttaaaacaacaataattttccgattaattttgacaaaatttgtaaaaaaatatttactacacaatcaaacaaatcattatttattcaattttgaaAACATCAATTATGGTCATTCCGTCGATAATACAGATATTACACCACACATAAACAGATATCTCTAAGTGTGGTTGCTCATGCTCTTTCGACGTAAGGCTAGGATATCTAGACGCAGCATAACAGTCACGCCATAGAACATGTTATTGTAGCGACTAGCGACCACGAAGGAGAAGCATTGTTTACAAGTGCCTTTTTGCCACCTATTCACTGATGGGTCaagtttaacataaatattgcaggaatattactatatttttgttacgataattaaatattacgtcGTCCACGAGTCTGCGATCCTTAAACATAGCCGCAGGCATATTAAGTGATTAGATTTACGCGCAAACTTCAAAGTAATGATGATAGGTGCCGAAACGAATTGCTACGTCTAACATAAATTACAcgtaatattgaaaataattaccGAGTGGACGCAATTAACCCATATGAAGTCGCCCGATAAAATGCAATGTCCTCAAAAGAtggcttttaaaataattactggaTTCGTCTTAATCATGGAGGACACTTCATATAACGAGTTTGTGATGCCttgtaactttaatatttttattattatcataacttTCGACTTATGTCTCGAGTTATAAAGGATAATTATAACTGAGTACTTAACTATTTTTATGTACCTAATATGGTAAAGTTTATAACCTGTTTCCgcataagtattaaaaaaaaacactaaacatCGATCTCGTATGGAATATGATCATTACATGCAACACATTAAGTGTCAAATGCAGATTATAGATAGATCACACGGTTTCTTTAGGACAGCCTTTTCAGGGTTAACTTTTTAAGAAATGTTGGCCATGTGTCCAACCCGTCAAATTCTAGCGCACGATATGGTTGAGCGGTTTGGTCAAGGCGGCTATCCAACCGGTGCGGTGGGTACCGCCAACATCCCGCTCTTAAATATCCTCGCGGTTCTTTAATTAGAACTTAGCTTCCGCTGTTGATTAGCAAATGGAAACACTAGCCTTAATACTGTTTAGCGTCGCCCgtttgtaagtaatattttgtattaaatccTCCTCTCAGCTTCATATAGATATATCCTGGTAAATAGTAATTCAACcttattatagtatattgttattttgcaAGGGCATACAAAATGAcgatcattaataatattaatacacgtGTTCACGAATGGAGTATGTATtctcaattaaattaaaattataatagaccaggaaaaacatcgaaatataaa
This DNA window, taken from Manduca sexta isolate Smith_Timp_Sample1 chromosome 23, JHU_Msex_v1.0, whole genome shotgun sequence, encodes the following:
- the LOC115445050 gene encoding 3,4-dihydroxyphenylacetaldehyde synthase; protein product: MDAQEFREFGKEVIDLLADYVENIRDRDVLPSVDPGYLQKMLPEEPPEEPEDWKEIIKDFNDAIMPGITHWHSPQFHAFYPTGNSYASIVGNILSDGLAVVGFSWMASPACTELEVITMNWLGKLLGLPEEFLNCSSGPGGGVIQGSASEATLVGLLVAKDKTIRMHQKDNPDLDGDMFKPKLVAYTSDQCNSSVEKAGLLGSMKMRLLKADSDGRLRGDTLAKAMEEDRAQGLIPCYVVANLGTTGTCAFDPLDELGPVCSEANVWLHVDAAYAGAAFMCPEYRHLMKDIEYADSIVVNAHKWMPVNFDCSAMWVKNGYDIMRAFDVQRIYLDDMKNNMKIPDYRHWQMPLGRRFRSLKLWTVMRIYGAEGLRKHIRTQISLALHFAKLVRADDRFLVEPEPCMGLVCFRLKDGDMITKQLLDNLTKKKKVFMVAGSFRTRYVIRFVICSRLTTENDVNYSWSKIKEEADIIYADKVHTKPQIPAINQILSREICEKSK